From the genome of Oscillospiraceae bacterium:
GACGGTTGTATTGATGTCAAGAGTTGAGGGAAAATAGGCGCGAAATCCCTTGATTTCAGGGCATTTTCGGGTTTGGAGGAAAAGCAGTTGAGGAGCGCATAATCCCCTGAGGAAACTCGTTCAAGGTTGTCAAGCAGAACGCCTTGTTACGAAGATTGACATTCAGTTGGCGAATTAGATGTTTTTCGCAGTGTTTAGACTGTGGATTAGATGTTTTGCCGCTGAGTGAGCGGATTAGATGTCAATGTAAACAAACTGGAATTTGTAATATAGTTTATGACGATTGAATTTCGATTTCATTTATTATTTAGAGATGACTTATGATTGATTTTGCACATATAAAGAAAGCTCGATCATTGATAATAGTATTAGTCTCTGTTTCACTTATGTTTGTAGGATGCTGGTATTATTTTACACATAATAAAAGTTATGAAAATGATGCAATAGAAAAATGCGATTATGTATATCTTAATGGCGTCCAATATATTGAAACATCTTATGAAGAACTGGGAAGTTATACTATATCGAATGTCATTATCTGTAAAACTGACAGAGGAATGATACTGTATGAGATAGAGCAATATCCTGATTATGAGTATATTGCAGGGTATCAGGCTTGGGATGGACAAATATTTAAACGAGTTGATTAAATATTTGTTGTTAAATTGAAATTCAATAGAGTAACAAATCCCGAGTTGTCGGGATGTTTAGAAATTTGAAGTTGACGAAGCGAGAATTGATTTTTATGAAGATTGAAAAAATGTCAAAAGGAATCATTCGTTGTAATTGGAAAAGAAGGTTCAACGTTAGATGGTGTAGGGTTTATTCAGAAATTGTGGAAGGAAGCAAATGAACATTTTGAAGAAATAGAACAGTTAGCGAAAAAAGATGAACAGGGCAACCTGGTAGGAATGTGGGGAGCAATGTCGGATTTCACACATTCCTTTCAACCGTGGGAGAATAATTTTCAAAATGGACTTTACCTTGCTGGAGTAGAATGTAAGCAAGATGTAGATGCACCAGAAGGATGGACAAAGTGGATTATCCCAGCATATGAGTATATTTATGTAGCGTGTGATAATCTGGATACTTTTCCAGAAGTAATTAAATATATGGGCGAAAATAATATTCCTTTAGCGGGTGCGGTACATGATTTTTCTGATCCTCAGACGGGGAAAAATTATATGTATTATCCTATTAAAAAGCTGTAATTAATTAAGTGTACAAAATTTGAATTTGATGTTATCGGGTGAGATTATTTATATTTGGAAGGATAGATCAATGAAAAAAATTATAATGGGATTGCTGTGCGCAATTGCATCCGTTTGTGTCGTGTGCATTTATTTCGCTGGTGGACAAATAGGTGCTTATAGTTGGAATATTGCAGTATTCATTTTTGCTCCTATTGCGATAATAGCAATCCTAATGCAAATACCCGTTCTGATTTTTTCGCTGTGTAAAAAGAAAAAAGCAGTTTGCATTGGTAATTCCCTCCAGTTTACGTGCCATTTTGTGATACTGTGATAAACCATCTGTCATAAGGATTCCTTGAAAATCCTTGTAATACTCCTTTGGATGATCGCTGTGCCTTGTTTTCTGGTACTTGTACACGATAATCTTCGGGACTGGACTCAGTTCGCCAGTGATGTGAACCCACATATAGCTTTTGCTTCCGGCAGGTCTATCATCATGAATTACTTCTATAGGAGTTTCATCAGCTTATATACCAGAAGTAAATATCTTTTCGCAGACCATACCGTCCAGTTTGACATGGTCTGTTTGGAAAGATTTAAACCATTTGTTTGAAACTCTCTTGAGATTCGATCAAGAGGATTACTGTTTACATACTTTGTATTAATAATAGTTGCTTCTAACGATGCTGTTGCAATACTTCCACGAAATAGTGTATTAGGATGATCTCCGCGCAAAAACTCATCCTGACGAAGTCCATCTGTACCTACATATACTTTTACGATGTGTTTCTCCGCAATCCATTTGGCTGGTTCAAAGCGAAGCTGCCAAAAAATTTCATCTGGCATGCTTGGCGGGTATTGAAGCGGCGTTGTGCCGTCTGGCTTGAGCAGCTGCCACTTTCCACTGGTCAGGGACGGCTCAATCGAAAGAATGCTCTCAGAAAACGCCTGTTCGCTGATGATTTCCCGCATTTCTTCTTTTGTGACCGGGTGCTGCACTGCCGCTGCAGCAGCTTTTTTTTTCATTGTAGCATATTGCCTGCAGAAAATGCACTTTTTTATCTTTTCTGCCGCAGAAAGCTTGTCGTAGGAAAGGCGCAATGCTATGATAGGAAAAAGTTCTGCGCTGTTTCGGTGCGGGCACAGCAGAAACCAGACAACCCCAAACAGGAGGTTCCTTATGAAAAAATGGTATGCAGAAGAATACGAATGGAAAATTGAGGTGACAGGCTTTCTTCACGGCGATCACACCGAGCGGTACTGCCGCAACGGCGAGGAAGTAGGGGACCAATACACCTGCACGTACGGCTGCCCTGTCAATGCAGCGGGGCAGGGAATCTGCTCTAAAACGATGCTGCTCATGTTCCCAATTATGGAGGCTGTCAGAAGCGGCGGAAACTTAGAGAAAATCGGCGGCAGCAGCCAATACTGCAAAGACATTGTCTGCCCGGACGGCTGTGTGATGTTCCGCATGACAGCAAAAAAATGCGGTGGCGAAAACTTCTATACAGGCAGATTTTTCGATTCTATTTAGCTTTTTCAACAAGAAGGCGCGGGGCGGCTGCAGGCTGTCAGAAAGGATGTTGTGATGAATCCATCCATGATTCCGTATATCAATACACTGGGGCGCTTCTGCGGCGTGCGGGACGTGCCGGTGCTTTCGCAGCATGCGCTGTATGAAAAGTACGGCTTTCCCACTGCGGATCTCATGGTGCTGTTTGGGGGCAGCATTTTGTGCGGCGGCGATGTTCTCGCAGTCGCTATGAAAGAAAACGTCGCCAAGTGCTATATGATTGTGGGAGGCGTGGGCCATACGACACAGGCACTGCGTGACCGGGTGCAGGCGGCTTTTCCGGGCTGGAACACCGCCGGTTTGCCAGAGGCAGAATTATTGAATGGCTGCCTAAAAAGAAAATACGGCCTGTCAGCGGATTTGCTGGAGTGCCGCTCGACAAATTGCGGAAACAACATTACGTTTTTATTGGAATTATTAAAGAAGCAGCACATGAATATCCATAGCTGTATTCTGATGCAGGACGCTTCCATGCAGCGCCGGATGGCAGCAGTTATGCGAAAGGCCCGCCCTGATATGACCATTATCAATTATGCTTCTTACAATGTGCAGGTGGTCGAGCAAAACGGCCAGCCGGCCTTTGAGAGTACACCCAGCGGCATGTGGAGTATGGAGCGTTATGTTACCTTACTGATGGGGGAAATCCCCCGTTTGGTAGATGATGAAAATGGATACGGGCCAAACGGCAGGGGCTATCTTGCACATGAAGATGTTCCCGATTCGGTTATTCACGCTTACCAAATGCTGAAGCAGTATGATCCTGCGCTTGTGAGAACGGCCAACGCTGCATATGCAAAACCCCGGTGACAGGCCGACCGCCTGCTGTAAAAAAGCGCCCTGTGCACTTCTTTTATGCTTTGGTTTGTTAAGCTGGCACATGATAAGTAAAACAGGAGGAACCATGGACTACAAAGTGATGTCAGAGGCAGATATTGATTCTGTCATTCCCATGTATCTTGCGTATTATAATCAAATCGATGGCAGCAAGTGGACCTATGAAACAACCTATAAACGAATTCACCAGGCCGTTTCGCGGGAAGATTCCTACTGCCTGCTTTTACAGGGGGACTCCTGCCCGCTTGCCTTTGCAATGGGTTACTGTGAGCAGTACGATGATCTTTCCGCCTATGATTTGGTAGAAATCGTGGTTGCTCTGGAAAACCAAAACAAGGGAATTGGCACGGCGCTTATGCGTGAACTGGAAAAGCGGGTCAAGGCGCTTGGTGTTTCCATGATTCAGCTGCAGTCGGAAAATGACCAGATGCATGAGCATTTCTACGAGGAAAAGCTGCAATTTCAAAAAGCGGGAAACTTTATTTTGATGAGCAAATGGATTTGAGTACAGAGAGAAGCACGGCAGACGGCGAAACACTCCA
Proteins encoded in this window:
- a CDS encoding TIGR04076 family protein → MKKWYAEEYEWKIEVTGFLHGDHTERYCRNGEEVGDQYTCTYGCPVNAAGQGICSKTMLLMFPIMEAVRSGGNLEKIGGSSQYCKDIVCPDGCVMFRMTAKKCGGENFYTGRFFDSI
- a CDS encoding GNAT family N-acetyltransferase; its protein translation is MDYKVMSEADIDSVIPMYLAYYNQIDGSKWTYETTYKRIHQAVSREDSYCLLLQGDSCPLAFAMGYCEQYDDLSAYDLVEIVVALENQNKGIGTALMRELEKRVKALGVSMIQLQSENDQMHEHFYEEKLQFQKAGNFILMSKWI
- a CDS encoding GyrI-like domain-containing protein, giving the protein MKKCQKESFVVIGKEGSTLDGVGFIQKLWKEANEHFEEIEQLAKKDEQGNLVGMWGAMSDFTHSFQPWENNFQNGLYLAGVECKQDVDAPEGWTKWIIPAYEYIYVACDNLDTFPEVIKYMGENNIPLAGAVHDFSDPQTGKNYMYYPIKKL
- a CDS encoding YdcF family protein, encoding MNPSMIPYINTLGRFCGVRDVPVLSQHALYEKYGFPTADLMVLFGGSILCGGDVLAVAMKENVAKCYMIVGGVGHTTQALRDRVQAAFPGWNTAGLPEAELLNGCLKRKYGLSADLLECRSTNCGNNITFLLELLKKQHMNIHSCILMQDASMQRRMAAVMRKARPDMTIINYASYNVQVVEQNGQPAFESTPSGMWSMERYVTLLMGEIPRLVDDENGYGPNGRGYLAHEDVPDSVIHAYQMLKQYDPALVRTANAAYAKPR